GGGAATGGTCAGGTGACAGCCCTTACAAACCGCTTTTGTTACCGGCACCACAACAAATGCCCCCACGCGCAACTTGACCCGGTTATAGGTCTCAAGCATTTTTGGGTCAACCAATAGATACTGGTCATCTTTTTTCTGTTTTATTATAGAAAGTTGTTGCTTTAATTCATCCGCCTCTTTTTGGATAATCGCTTTCTGGTCCGTCACCTTTTTTTCCAGTACCAGCATCTTCTCATTTAATTGCTTCAGATCCTTCTGTCCACTTTCGATACGATCCAACACGGCAAGCATTTCGTCTTCGATCAGGGAGTTTTTGTCTTGCATGTCCTGAATTTCCTTCAGGATAGATTGATATTCTTTGTTTGTTTTCACGGCATCCATCTTTTCCCTGCTTTTCTTGATTCGGGAAAGGTTGGTTTCCACCTCGATTTCCTTAGCG
The genomic region above belongs to Desulfobacterales bacterium and contains:
- a CDS encoding C4-type zinc ribbon domain-containing protein: MKNKLDVLIAFQTLETDLARLGAALEKIPERIEALDVVFLDLKQRISEKSDSLAALKKEYRAKEIEVETNLSRIKKSREKMDAVKTNKEYQSILKEIQDMQDKNSLIEDEMLAVLDRIESGQKDLKQLNEKMLVLEKKVTDQKAIIQKEADELKQQLSIIKQKKDDQYLLVDPKMLETYNRVKLRVGAFVVVPVTKAVCKGCHLTIPPQMYNELQRQDSLQFCPHCHRIIYSVSEET